ATTTAACCAAATGGCAGCTAATGCGCGATGCCTTAGCGGGCGAGGTGGCAAAAGAAAAATACGTGCCTAAATTAAGCGATCAAGAAGCGGAGGAATACAGCGCCTACGTAGGGCGAGCAGAGTTTTACAACGCGACGGCTAGAACGCAGGTCGCGCTAACAGGGCTACTATTTGCAAAGCCGCCTAAAGTTGAGCTGCCCGAAGCGCTAAAGAGCATCGGCGAGAATATCAGCCTAGATGATGACACGCTAGAAGCTCTTGCTAAAAATATCGCCGACGAGTGCCTAAGCGTCGGGCGTTGCGGGGTGCTTGTGGATCTGCCTAGCGTTGAAAAGGCGGATTATTCCAAGCTGGAAGCCGAGCGATTAAATTTAAGAGCCTACGCCACGCTTTATAAGGCCGAAAACATTATCAACTGGAAAACCACGAAAATAAACGGCTCAAACGTTACATCGCTCGTGGTGCTTGCTGAAACCTACGCCGAGCCGACGCAGGACGAGTTTGTAGATAAGATAAAAACGCGCTACCGAGTACTTGATTTGCACGAGGGCTACTACCGTCAAAGAGTATTTAGCGAAACCAAGGCGGGAAATTTTGAAGTAGTTAGCGAAATTTACCCGAGCGCGAACGGGCAAAAGCTTGAATATTTGCCGTTTACGTTTTTTAACGTGAACGACTTAAAAACAGCGGTAGAAAAGCCACCTTTGCTTGATTTGGCCAAGGTTAATATTAGCCATTTTAGGAGCGAGGTCGATTTAGAACACGGCACGCATTTTACGGCGTTGCCTACGCCTTACGTCACGGGCTATCAAGGCGAGAGCAGCGAAAAGCTAAAAATAGGCTCTACCGCCGTTTGGGTCATAAACGATCCGAGCGCAAAAGTAGGCTTTTTAGAATTTAGCGGCGCGGGGCTATCTACGCTTGAAAACCGTATTGCGGTAAAAGAAAAAAGGATGTCGATTTTGGGCGCGCGCTTGCTGCTTGACGAGAAAAAGACGGCTGAAGCTACCGAAACGCTACAAATGCGAAAGAGCGGTGAAAATGCGGTATTAACCAACGTCGCATCTACGATCAGCGAGGGGATAGTATCGTTTTTAAAAGACATCGCCTTTTTTGAGAATATCGCGAGCGAGAATTTAATATACGAGATAAATACCGACTACAACCTAACTATGATTGAACCGCAACTATTAGCGCAAATTATAGCCGGCATTCAAAGCGGGGATATTCCAAACGAAGTGCTTTATGATGCACTACTAAAAGGCGAGCTAATGCCTGAAACTATCCAAAGCTACGAGGATTATCAGGCCAAACTAGAGCAAGCCGCGCCGCAGGTAACGCCGAGCGATGAAGCCATTTAACCAACTTATAGCCGAGCTTGAAGTCGCGCGCTCTCTTTTGCACGAGCGGATAAAAAACGGGCTAAGTAAAAAAGTAGCTAAATTTTACGATGAGATGATCGCAGATTTGCAGGCTCAAATTTTAAAAAAGAAAAATATAACGAATAATTTAGCCCAAACGATAAGCGACCTCAAACAAAGCCTAAAAACGCCCGATCTGCGTAAAGATTTTTTAACACTAGCGGAAAACGAGCAAGACCATCTACTAGACTACAACGAGCTGGCGGGGATTGTTTTGTTTTCTAGTGTATTGCCAGAGAGTAGCATCGAGCGGATAGTAGATAGCGCGCAACTAGAGGGCGCGACCGTCAAAGCGTGGAATAACGGGTTAAACGCCGATCAGAAAAAGAGACTAGAGCGCGAGCTAAAGATAGGCGTAAGCTTAGGCGAGACGACGCCTATGCTAGCGCAAAGAATAGCGCACGTTTTAGAGAAAAATAAACGTGACGCTACCGCTATCGCTCTAACCGGAGCGGGCGCAATAGTAAGCGAAATTCGCCAAGCCTTTTTTGAAGCAAACGACGACGTCATAAAATGCTACAAATATCAAGCTACGCTAGATACTCGCACATCTGCGCTGTGTAGAGCCTACGACGGGTTAACGTGGGATAAAGACTACAAGCCTATCGGGCATAACTTCCCGTTTCGCAAACCGCGCGTAAATACTCATTTTAATTGCCGCAGCACCATAATACCGGTAACCAAAAGCTGGGATGAGCTGGGCACCGAGGGAATGGACGAAGCGAGCGGTCGCACTAGGTCAAGTATGAACGGCTACGTACCGCAGGATATGAGCTTTAACGACTGGCTAAAAACCCAAAGCCCCGAAACGATAGAAAAGACGCTGGGTAAAGGCAGAGCCGAGCTATTTATGCAAGGCAAGATCACGATGCGGGATTTGATAACGCAGCAGGGGCGCGCGCTTGACTTGAGCGAACTAGCCAAGAAAAAGAAAATTTGGGAATATTCAAAGGAAAATATTAAGCATTTTGATATACCAAAAGGCATTAAGAGTCGAATAGGGCTTAAGACGGACAAAATACGAGGTAGCTTGGAATATCTATTTAATAAACACCCTGAAATGTTTGACGGTAAAGCGGATATTGTAAATATAATAAAAGATGTTTTTAACGCGCCCGATATTATCAAGCCTGCAACGCGTCGTAGTGGCGGTTTCATAATAGCAAAGTCGATAGACGATAAGAAAAAGAAAATGATCGACATCGGCATTTACCCTAATAATGGTGTAATTTTTCACATAAACAAAAGAAAATGGGATGCTGATATGAGAGAATTTAAAAAAGGCAAGCAGTGAGACCGCCCAACCCTCACACGAACGGATACCGCAGAATAACTACGTACCGCACGGGGCGATAATGCGCTTGCTAAGAGCGCTAGGGCATTTCGTTTTCACTCATCCCTTTTGCTTGCCACTGTCGTAATTATACCATATTTTCACCAAACCAGACCACTTTAAAATTTAAGCTACTATTCTATCAAAGGCCGTGCCTTAAATTTAACTCTTGTGGAGGACAAAATGGATATTGAGGAGCTAAAAAAGCAAGTCAGTGATTTGCAAGCAGAAAAAGAGAGAATGGAAGCCAAAAACAAAGAGCTTTTAAGCGAGGTAAAAAAGCTAAAAGCTAAAAATAGCGACGCGGTGGATGCCGAGAAATACGCCGAGCTTGAAGCTAAATACGACGAGCTAAAAGCAGAGAACGAAAAGCTTATCAAAAAATACGATGCCGATACGAAAAAGCTAAACGCCGATCTAGCTAATGCTAACGGCTCGCTAAATAAGTATCTAATCGACGCAGGGCTAAGCGATAATCTCGCAAAAGCGGGCGTAAAAGCGGAGTTTTTAGAAGCGGCTAAGGCGCTACTGCGCGGCAATGCTAGCCTAAAAGACGACAAG
This genomic interval from Campylobacter concisus contains the following:
- a CDS encoding DUF4055 domain-containing protein gives rise to the protein MAVNAKHPEYSKNLTKWQLMRDALAGEVAKEKYVPKLSDQEAEEYSAYVGRAEFYNATARTQVALTGLLFAKPPKVELPEALKSIGENISLDDDTLEALAKNIADECLSVGRCGVLVDLPSVEKADYSKLEAERLNLRAYATLYKAENIINWKTTKINGSNVTSLVVLAETYAEPTQDEFVDKIKTRYRVLDLHEGYYRQRVFSETKAGNFEVVSEIYPSANGQKLEYLPFTFFNVNDLKTAVEKPPLLDLAKVNISHFRSEVDLEHGTHFTALPTPYVTGYQGESSEKLKIGSTAVWVINDPSAKVGFLEFSGAGLSTLENRIAVKEKRMSILGARLLLDEKKTAEATETLQMRKSGENAVLTNVASTISEGIVSFLKDIAFFENIASENLIYEINTDYNLTMIEPQLLAQIIAGIQSGDIPNEVLYDALLKGELMPETIQSYEDYQAKLEQAAPQVTPSDEAI
- a CDS encoding minor capsid protein, giving the protein MKPFNQLIAELEVARSLLHERIKNGLSKKVAKFYDEMIADLQAQILKKKNITNNLAQTISDLKQSLKTPDLRKDFLTLAENEQDHLLDYNELAGIVLFSSVLPESSIERIVDSAQLEGATVKAWNNGLNADQKKRLERELKIGVSLGETTPMLAQRIAHVLEKNKRDATAIALTGAGAIVSEIRQAFFEANDDVIKCYKYQATLDTRTSALCRAYDGLTWDKDYKPIGHNFPFRKPRVNTHFNCRSTIIPVTKSWDELGTEGMDEASGRTRSSMNGYVPQDMSFNDWLKTQSPETIEKTLGKGRAELFMQGKITMRDLITQQGRALDLSELAKKKKIWEYSKENIKHFDIPKGIKSRIGLKTDKIRGSLEYLFNKHPEMFDGKADIVNIIKDVFNAPDIIKPATRRSGGFIIAKSIDDKKKKMIDIGIYPNNGVIFHINKRKWDADMREFKKGKQ